One Roseomonas sp. OT10 DNA window includes the following coding sequences:
- a CDS encoding cupin domain-containing protein, whose translation MRLPARRIRLCAGLAAAFAAGLLAPHLLPPAGAQPAGAAPTPRIVNLLSMTDEEIGPLVNNTDLRSRLLVATPEGTVAVQSGNVFKHFHKDADEIQLILDGAGSFWLDDREVQIKPGDLIVIPRGTHHAGSRATTGRFRTLAIKLPPQRPDDTHPVP comes from the coding sequence ATGCGCCTTCCCGCCCGTCGCATCCGCCTCTGCGCCGGCCTGGCCGCCGCCTTCGCCGCCGGGCTGCTCGCCCCGCATCTGCTGCCCCCGGCCGGGGCGCAGCCGGCCGGCGCCGCGCCCACGCCGCGCATCGTCAACCTGCTCAGCATGACGGACGAGGAGATCGGGCCGCTGGTCAACAACACCGACCTGCGCTCCCGCCTGCTGGTGGCGACGCCCGAGGGCACGGTGGCGGTGCAGAGCGGCAACGTGTTCAAGCACTTCCACAAGGATGCGGACGAGATCCAGCTCATCCTCGACGGCGCCGGCAGCTTCTGGCTGGACGACCGGGAGGTGCAGATCAAGCCGGGCGACCTGATCGTCATCCCGCGCGGCACGCACCATGCCGGCTCGCGCGCCACCACCGGGCGCTTCCGGACGCTGGCCATCAAGCTGCCGCCGCAGCGGCCGGACGACACCCACCCGGTGCCATGA
- a CDS encoding enoyl-CoA hydratase/isomerase family protein codes for MTDELLYRVEGDLAFVTFNRPQARNALTFAMYDRLAEICSEIGAEVRRSGSIRAMILTGAGEKAFAAGTDISQFRAFKTEADPIAYEQRIDRVLGALEACPVPTVAALNGATTGGGAGIALCCDLRVAEPGTRIGFPVARTLGNTLSVSNITRLVSLIGPARTKEMIFTARLLGAEEAKSVGLVSEVVADAAGLMPRALELARLVASHAPLTLRATKEAVRRVKERMAPEETRDILLSCYMSEDFREGMDAFLGKRPPVWKGR; via the coding sequence ATGACCGACGAACTGCTCTATCGCGTCGAGGGCGACCTCGCCTTCGTCACCTTCAACCGGCCGCAGGCGCGCAACGCGCTGACCTTCGCCATGTATGACCGGCTGGCCGAGATCTGTTCCGAGATCGGGGCCGAGGTCAGGCGCTCCGGCAGCATCCGCGCCATGATCCTGACCGGCGCGGGGGAGAAGGCCTTCGCCGCCGGGACGGACATCTCGCAGTTCCGCGCCTTCAAGACGGAGGCCGACCCCATCGCCTATGAGCAGCGGATCGACCGCGTGCTGGGCGCGCTGGAGGCCTGTCCGGTGCCGACCGTCGCCGCGCTGAACGGTGCCACCACCGGCGGCGGGGCGGGGATCGCGCTGTGCTGCGACCTGCGCGTCGCCGAGCCCGGGACGCGCATCGGCTTCCCCGTGGCGCGCACGCTGGGGAACACGCTGTCCGTTTCCAACATCACGCGGCTGGTGTCGCTGATCGGCCCGGCGCGGACCAAGGAGATGATCTTCACCGCCCGCCTGCTGGGCGCGGAGGAGGCGAAGTCGGTCGGGCTGGTGTCGGAGGTGGTGGCCGATGCCGCGGGCCTGATGCCGCGGGCGCTGGAGCTTGCCCGCCTCGTCGCCTCGCACGCGCCGCTGACGCTGCGCGCGACGAAGGAGGCGGTGCGGCGGGTGAAGGAGCGGATGGCGCCCGAGGAGACGCGCGACATCCTGCTCTCCTGCTACATGAGCGAGGATTTCCGCGAGGGGATGGACGCCTTCCTGGGCAAGCGCCCGCCCGTGTGGAAGGGGCGCTAG
- the phnC gene encoding phosphonate ABC transporter ATP-binding protein — protein sequence MLTIDHVTRSYGGRRAVDGLSLRIEQGSFVGVIGRSGAGKSTLLRMLNRLVDPSEGRIAWNGTEVTSLRGRALRDWRARCAMVFQQFNLCGRLDVLTNVLVGRLNRVPAHRALLQLWSEADIAMALAALERFDMAGLAAQRADSLSGGQQQRVAIARALVQEPEIILADEPIASLDPRNTKLVMDALARINREDGITVLCNLHSLDIARSYCDRLIGLADGRLVFDGPPAALDDATVRALYGFETAEVAEPIPVPAHVAAMVSSALTAAARP from the coding sequence ATGCTCACGATCGATCATGTGACCCGAAGCTACGGCGGCCGGCGGGCCGTGGACGGGCTGTCGCTGCGCATCGAACAGGGGTCCTTCGTCGGCGTGATCGGCCGTTCCGGCGCCGGCAAGTCCACGCTGCTGCGGATGCTCAACCGGCTGGTCGATCCCAGCGAGGGGCGCATCGCGTGGAACGGCACGGAGGTCACGTCGCTGCGCGGCCGGGCGCTGCGCGACTGGCGCGCGCGCTGCGCCATGGTGTTCCAGCAGTTCAACCTCTGCGGCCGGCTCGACGTGCTGACCAACGTGCTGGTGGGGCGGCTGAACCGGGTGCCGGCGCACCGCGCCCTGCTGCAGCTGTGGTCGGAGGCGGACATCGCCATGGCGCTCGCCGCGCTGGAGCGGTTCGACATGGCCGGGCTGGCCGCCCAGCGGGCCGACAGCCTCTCCGGCGGGCAGCAGCAGCGCGTGGCGATCGCCCGCGCCCTGGTGCAGGAGCCGGAGATCATCCTGGCGGACGAGCCGATCGCCTCGCTCGACCCGCGCAACACCAAGCTGGTGATGGATGCGCTGGCCCGGATCAATCGCGAGGACGGGATCACCGTCCTGTGCAACCTGCATTCGCTCGACATCGCGCGCAGCTACTGCGACCGGCTGATCGGCCTCGCCGACGGGCGGCTGGTCTTCGACGGGCCGCCCGCCGCGCTGGACGATGCCACGGTGCGCGCCCTCTACGGCTTCGAGACGGCCGAGGTGGCGGAGCCCATCCCCGTGCCTGCCCATGTCGCGGCGATGGTCTCCTCCGCCCTGACCGCCGCCGCGCGGCCCTGA
- a CDS encoding orotate phosphoribosyltransferase: MTARHAPEPRVSDWDRDAALTTARILLEIKAVNFRPEEPYTFTSGWKSPVYIDVRRIIYFPRARAKICELAVEKIGRHIGYETIEAVAGGETAGIPYAAWIADRMMAPMAYVRKKPKGFGRNAQIEGDVPEGKRTLLVEDLTTDGGSKIAFAQALRDAGAICDHTFVIFFYGVFPGAFQTMKEMNLTLHHLCTWWDVLEACREQPYFEESALREVRKFLEDPVMWSKSHGGVGSAEEAKALMKAKTAG, from the coding sequence ATGACTGCCCGACACGCCCCCGAACCACGAGTTTCCGACTGGGACCGCGACGCGGCCCTCACCACCGCGCGGATCCTGCTGGAGATCAAGGCGGTCAACTTCCGGCCGGAGGAGCCCTACACCTTCACCTCCGGCTGGAAGTCCCCCGTCTACATCGACGTCCGCCGGATCATCTACTTCCCCCGGGCGCGGGCGAAGATCTGCGAGCTGGCGGTGGAGAAGATCGGCCGCCACATCGGCTACGAGACCATCGAGGCCGTGGCGGGCGGCGAAACCGCCGGCATCCCCTACGCCGCCTGGATCGCCGACCGGATGATGGCGCCGATGGCCTATGTCCGGAAGAAGCCCAAGGGCTTCGGCCGCAACGCCCAGATCGAGGGCGACGTGCCCGAGGGCAAGCGCACCCTCCTGGTGGAGGACCTGACCACCGACGGCGGCTCCAAGATCGCCTTCGCCCAGGCGCTGCGCGACGCGGGCGCGATCTGCGACCATACCTTCGTCATCTTCTTTTACGGCGTGTTCCCCGGCGCCTTCCAGACGATGAAGGAGATGAACCTCACCCTGCACCACCTCTGCACCTGGTGGGACGTGCTGGAGGCGTGCCGCGAGCAGCCCTATTTCGAGGAGAGCGCGCTGCGCGAGGTGCGCAAGTTCCTGGAGGACCCGGTGATGTGGTCCAAGAGCCATGGCGGGGTCGGCAGCGCCGAGGAAGCGAAGGCGCTGATGAAGGCGAAGACGGCGGGGTGA
- the vapB gene encoding type II toxin-antitoxin system VapB family antitoxin, giving the protein MPTRTTLFLSNRSQAVRLPKGVAFEAGVREVVILRDGVRRVIAPADAAWDDFFAAPGVDLGERQQPPMQDREAL; this is encoded by the coding sequence ATGCCAACCCGCACCACCCTGTTCCTGTCCAACCGGTCCCAGGCCGTGCGCCTGCCGAAGGGCGTCGCCTTCGAAGCCGGCGTGCGCGAGGTGGTCATCCTGCGCGACGGGGTCCGCCGCGTGATCGCCCCGGCCGACGCGGCGTGGGACGACTTCTTCGCCGCCCCCGGTGTCGATCTCGGGGAACGGCAACAGCCGCCGATGCAGGACCGCGAGGCCCTGTGA
- a CDS encoding mitochondrial fission ELM1 family protein gives MSGDRVWVLADPRAGTAAQPLGLAERLGVPFRTVPLEWGPLARLPWPVPTLAGLTREARARVAGQPAPALVLSAGRRSAPVARWLRARGARTVHMMRPGFGARDFDLLLVGRHDAPAPAPNLLPVLGALHRLSPERLVAARAEWGALAALPRPRVALLLGGPVRGEGMDPGLAAGLVPQLLARFPGAGVMATASRRTGAEATAALAAALAPLPHRLFRWGDAGPNPYAGFLAWADAVVVTGDSVSMLSEAGATGAPVLVATREEGRHRRLAESLVAAGVAGMLDGGATPAPHAPLDETGRVAALLRERGWVPD, from the coding sequence GTGAGCGGCGATCGCGTCTGGGTCCTGGCCGATCCCCGCGCCGGCACCGCCGCCCAGCCGCTGGGGCTTGCGGAGCGGCTGGGCGTGCCCTTCCGGACCGTGCCGCTGGAATGGGGGCCGCTCGCCCGGCTGCCCTGGCCCGTGCCGACGCTCGCGGGGCTGACGCGCGAGGCCCGGGCCCGCGTCGCGGGCCAGCCGGCGCCCGCGCTGGTGCTCTCGGCCGGGCGGCGCTCCGCCCCGGTGGCGAGATGGCTGCGGGCGCGGGGCGCCCGGACGGTGCACATGATGCGACCGGGCTTCGGGGCGCGCGACTTCGACCTGCTGCTGGTCGGCCGCCACGACGCGCCCGCCCCGGCGCCGAACCTGCTGCCCGTGCTGGGCGCGCTGCACCGCCTCTCGCCGGAGCGGCTGGTGGCGGCGCGGGCGGAATGGGGGGCGCTGGCGGCGCTGCCCCGGCCGCGCGTGGCGCTGCTGCTGGGCGGGCCGGTGCGGGGGGAGGGGATGGACCCTGGCCTCGCCGCCGGGCTGGTGCCGCAACTGCTGGCCCGCTTCCCCGGCGCGGGGGTGATGGCCACCGCCAGCCGCCGCACCGGGGCCGAGGCCACCGCCGCCCTGGCCGCCGCGCTGGCGCCGCTGCCGCACCGGCTGTTCCGCTGGGGCGATGCGGGGCCGAACCCCTATGCCGGCTTCCTGGCCTGGGCGGATGCGGTGGTGGTCACGGGGGACAGCGTCTCCATGCTCTCGGAGGCCGGGGCGACCGGGGCGCCGGTTCTGGTCGCGACCCGCGAGGAGGGGCGCCACCGCCGGCTGGCCGAGAGCCTGGTCGCGGCGGGCGTCGCCGGGATGCTGGACGGGGGCGCCACCCCCGCCCCGCACGCGCCGCTGGACGAGACGGGCCGGGTCGCGGCGCTGCTGCGCGAGCGGGGCTGGGTGCCGGACTGA
- a CDS encoding Bug family tripartite tricarboxylate transporter substrate binding protein, with protein sequence MHRRTLLAGGALMPAAALLPRRAGAQEAWPARNLTIIVPFAPGSSSDIVARAMAVPMQQALGKAVVAENRPGATGELGTRFVARSAPDGYTLIHAPISVWAINAALRPNLGYDPVTQLTPITQTVRTPNVLVAHPQQVPANDLAGLVEWLKQNAGKVSYSTSGIGSSDHLTMEMFKQRTGTDIAHVPYAGGAPATTDLIAGNVQLSFQNLGSIAPQIRDGRVKPILITSEERSPLLPQVPTAGEAGLRDFVVYSWQGFGGPAGLPAPVLERLSREAVAAMRTPETMRRMAEIGFEVVASTPAEFAAFQKQEIARWKEVVQSGRIAAE encoded by the coding sequence ATGCACCGTCGCACCCTGCTGGCCGGCGGCGCGCTCATGCCGGCGGCCGCCCTGCTGCCTCGCCGCGCGGGGGCGCAGGAGGCCTGGCCGGCACGCAACCTGACGATCATCGTCCCCTTCGCCCCGGGTTCCTCCTCCGACATCGTGGCCCGCGCCATGGCGGTGCCGATGCAGCAGGCACTGGGCAAGGCGGTGGTGGCGGAGAACCGGCCCGGCGCGACGGGCGAGCTCGGCACGCGCTTCGTCGCTCGCAGCGCCCCGGACGGCTACACCCTGATCCACGCGCCGATCAGCGTCTGGGCGATCAACGCCGCGCTGCGGCCGAACCTGGGCTACGACCCGGTGACGCAACTGACCCCCATCACCCAGACGGTCCGCACGCCCAACGTGCTGGTGGCCCACCCGCAGCAGGTGCCGGCGAACGACCTGGCCGGGCTGGTGGAATGGCTGAAGCAGAACGCCGGCAAGGTGTCCTATTCCACCAGCGGCATCGGCTCCTCCGACCATCTCACCATGGAGATGTTCAAGCAGCGCACCGGCACCGACATCGCCCATGTCCCCTATGCCGGCGGCGCCCCCGCGACCACCGACCTGATCGCCGGCAACGTGCAGCTCTCCTTCCAGAACCTCGGCTCCATCGCGCCGCAGATCCGCGACGGGCGGGTGAAGCCCATCCTCATCACCTCGGAGGAGCGCAGCCCCCTGCTGCCGCAGGTGCCGACCGCCGGCGAGGCGGGGCTGCGCGACTTCGTGGTCTATTCCTGGCAGGGCTTCGGCGGGCCGGCGGGCCTTCCCGCCCCGGTGCTGGAGCGGTTGAGCCGCGAGGCGGTGGCGGCCATGCGCACGCCGGAGACGATGCGCCGCATGGCAGAGATCGGCTTCGAGGTGGTGGCCAGCACCCCGGCCGAGTTCGCCGCCTTCCAGAAGCAGGAGATCGCGCGCTGGAAGGAGGTCGTGCAGTCCGGGAGGATCGCCGCCGAGTGA
- a CDS encoding HNH endonuclease signature motif containing protein yields MNDVMSWLAELDRLRVRMGAPQASWDWKVRDRLPVEPPRPIFEKEVSLEDLKVGEAGTLTAEGVRVFLYIMEPSRAFESLASAGGPDNLLPRFHVAWCRKLDEMKRSGRFERYVATDEAEKSFKMVVRTESGDLESGRADLHVCRLCLSFLNWRDYRRCDAEARNERVRNFSRREFLETHSTHFEHVPSRTDETARHFGYTADWNRVSKEYRKFQNWRCERCGVDCTENQGLLDTHHRDGVVSNNAWSNLRALCKSCHVEEHPRWYRISDAQRKAIETLRKSRSRG; encoded by the coding sequence ATGAACGACGTCATGTCATGGCTGGCAGAACTGGATCGTTTGCGCGTCCGGATGGGAGCTCCGCAAGCGTCCTGGGACTGGAAAGTGCGCGACCGGTTGCCGGTCGAGCCTCCTCGCCCGATCTTCGAGAAAGAAGTCAGCCTTGAAGATCTCAAAGTTGGGGAAGCCGGAACTCTTACTGCTGAGGGTGTGCGGGTCTTCCTGTACATCATGGAACCCAGTCGTGCCTTCGAATCCCTCGCTTCTGCGGGTGGTCCGGACAATCTCCTGCCGCGCTTCCATGTTGCTTGGTGTCGCAAGCTGGATGAAATGAAGCGCAGCGGACGATTTGAACGGTACGTTGCTACGGATGAGGCTGAAAAGTCGTTCAAAATGGTCGTGAGGACGGAAAGTGGTGATTTGGAGTCTGGAAGAGCCGATTTGCATGTCTGTAGGCTTTGCCTGAGTTTCCTTAATTGGCGGGACTATCGTCGGTGCGATGCCGAGGCGCGGAATGAGCGAGTTAGGAACTTTTCGCGCCGCGAATTTCTGGAAACTCATTCGACCCACTTCGAACATGTTCCGTCACGAACCGATGAGACCGCTCGTCATTTCGGTTACACTGCGGATTGGAACAGGGTTTCGAAGGAGTACCGGAAATTCCAGAACTGGCGGTGTGAGAGATGTGGCGTGGACTGCACGGAGAATCAGGGGCTCCTCGATACGCATCACCGCGACGGCGTGGTCAGTAACAATGCATGGAGCAACCTGCGTGCCCTATGCAAATCGTGCCACGTCGAAGAACACCCACGCTGGTACCGCATTTCTGATGCGCAAAGGAAGGCCATAGAGACCCTCCGCAAAAGCAGATCACGCGGCTGA
- the vapC gene encoding type II toxin-antitoxin system tRNA(fMet)-specific endonuclease VapC, translating to MTPRYLLDTNLCIRVLRDRPAGLRERFNAEAEALCTSEVVRYELLYGAERSARPAEVRREVERFAARLAVLPFDDAAAAHTAQIRAELERQGAVIGPYDLMIAGQARSRGLVVVTGNLGEFGRVAGLRCEDWLAGS from the coding sequence GTGACGCCGCGCTACCTGCTCGACACCAACCTGTGCATCCGCGTGCTGCGCGACCGGCCGGCGGGCCTGCGGGAGCGCTTCAATGCCGAGGCCGAGGCGCTCTGCACCTCCGAGGTGGTGCGCTACGAGCTGCTGTACGGCGCGGAGCGCTCGGCCCGGCCGGCGGAGGTGCGGCGGGAGGTGGAGCGCTTTGCCGCCCGGCTGGCCGTGCTGCCGTTCGACGACGCGGCCGCCGCCCACACGGCGCAGATCCGCGCGGAGCTGGAGCGCCAGGGCGCGGTGATCGGCCCCTATGACCTCATGATCGCCGGGCAGGCGCGCAGCCGTGGGCTGGTGGTCGTGACCGGCAACCTGGGCGAGTTCGGCCGGGTGGCGGGGCTGCGTTGCGAGGATTGGCTGGCGGGATCGTGA
- a CDS encoding dihydrodipicolinate synthase family protein: MPLDHTAKGVYPIAPTPFHADGRIDFDSIDRMTDFYREVGSTGMTVLGVMGEAPKLDGAEALEIARRFIRRAGDLPVIVGVSAPGFAAMRALATASMEAGAAGVMIAPPNTLRTDDQIAGYYRQAVEAIGEDIPWVIQDYPLNFSVVMTPGVIKRIVTENPSCVMLKHEDWPGLEKISTLRGWQADGSLRPISILCGNGGLFLDFEVERGADGAMTGYAFPDMLVEVVRLQAEGKRDAAHDLFDAHLPLLRYEQQPGVGLAIRKYVMAKRGIIASDAQRKPAAGMSAKAKTEVEYLLRRLARFDRRAEKLAA, from the coding sequence ATGCCGCTCGACCACACCGCGAAAGGGGTCTACCCGATCGCCCCCACGCCGTTCCACGCGGATGGGCGCATCGATTTCGACTCCATCGACCGCATGACGGATTTCTACCGCGAGGTCGGCAGCACGGGCATGACCGTGCTGGGCGTGATGGGCGAGGCGCCGAAGCTGGACGGGGCGGAGGCGCTGGAGATCGCGCGGCGCTTCATCCGCCGCGCCGGCGACCTGCCGGTGATCGTGGGCGTCTCCGCCCCCGGCTTCGCGGCGATGCGGGCGCTGGCCACGGCCTCGATGGAGGCCGGCGCCGCGGGGGTGATGATCGCCCCGCCGAACACGCTGCGCACCGACGACCAGATCGCGGGCTACTACCGCCAGGCGGTCGAGGCGATCGGCGAGGACATCCCCTGGGTGATCCAGGACTACCCGCTGAACTTCTCCGTCGTCATGACGCCCGGCGTCATCAAGCGCATCGTCACCGAGAACCCCTCGTGCGTCATGCTCAAGCACGAGGACTGGCCGGGGCTGGAGAAGATCTCCACCCTGCGCGGCTGGCAGGCGGACGGGTCGCTGCGCCCGATCTCCATCCTCTGCGGCAATGGCGGGCTGTTCCTCGACTTCGAGGTGGAGCGGGGCGCGGACGGCGCCATGACCGGCTATGCCTTCCCCGACATGCTGGTGGAGGTCGTCCGCCTCCAGGCCGAGGGGAAGCGCGACGCGGCGCACGACCTGTTCGACGCCCACCTGCCGCTGCTGCGCTACGAGCAGCAGCCGGGCGTGGGGCTCGCCATCCGCAAGTACGTGATGGCCAAGCGCGGCATCATCGCCTCCGACGCCCAGCGCAAGCCGGCGGCGGGGATGTCCGCCAAGGCGAAGACGGAGGTGGAGTACCTGCTCCGCCGCCTCGCCCGTTTCGACCGCCGGGCGGAGAAGCTCGCGGCCTGA
- a CDS encoding benzoate/H(+) symporter BenE family transporter, which yields MPRDPVPGASPASLLQPVSAGVLAGVVGFASSFTIVLAGLAAVGASPAQAASGLLALCVVKGLLGIGLGWWTRMPISIAWSTPGAALLVATGVPAGGFPAAVGAFLLASALVVAAGLWRPFGRAVAAIPMSLAAAMLAGVLLELCFAPVRAVGAMPALALPVVLVWALAGRFAPRFAVPLAVLVTAVLVVLATPIPAGALHDVWPQPVFVPPVFTAGAAIGIALPLFLVTMASQNLPGLAVLRANGYSPAIAPIFVSTGVASGIIGLFGGHLVNLAAITAALCAGPEAHPDPARRWVASASAGAAYVVLGLFASFAAAFIAASPPLLIQAVAGLALLSSLGGALAAALADTRDRLPAVVCFAVSASGVAFGGIGAAFWGLVAGGVLMGLERVGRG from the coding sequence ATGCCCCGCGACCCCGTTCCCGGCGCCTCGCCCGCCTCCCTGCTGCAACCCGTCTCCGCCGGCGTGCTGGCCGGCGTCGTCGGCTTCGCCTCCTCCTTCACCATCGTCCTCGCCGGCCTCGCGGCGGTGGGGGCCAGCCCGGCGCAGGCGGCGTCGGGGCTGCTGGCGCTGTGCGTCGTCAAAGGGCTGCTCGGCATCGGGCTGGGCTGGTGGACGCGGATGCCGATCTCCATCGCCTGGTCCACGCCCGGCGCGGCGCTGCTGGTCGCGACCGGCGTGCCGGCCGGGGGCTTTCCCGCCGCCGTGGGGGCCTTCCTGCTGGCCTCGGCGCTGGTGGTGGCGGCGGGGCTGTGGCGCCCCTTCGGCCGGGCGGTGGCGGCCATCCCGATGAGCCTCGCCGCCGCCATGCTGGCGGGGGTGCTGCTGGAGCTGTGCTTCGCCCCCGTGCGGGCGGTGGGGGCCATGCCGGCGCTGGCCCTGCCGGTGGTGCTGGTCTGGGCGCTGGCCGGACGCTTCGCGCCGCGCTTCGCCGTGCCGCTGGCGGTGCTGGTCACGGCCGTCCTCGTCGTGCTGGCGACGCCGATCCCGGCAGGGGCGCTGCACGATGTGTGGCCGCAGCCGGTGTTCGTGCCGCCCGTCTTCACCGCCGGGGCGGCGATCGGCATCGCCCTGCCGCTGTTCCTGGTGACGATGGCCTCGCAGAACCTGCCCGGCCTCGCCGTGCTGCGGGCCAATGGCTACAGCCCGGCCATCGCGCCGATCTTCGTTTCGACCGGGGTGGCGAGCGGGATCATCGGGCTGTTCGGCGGGCATCTGGTGAACCTGGCCGCCATCACGGCCGCGCTGTGCGCGGGACCGGAGGCGCATCCGGACCCGGCAAGGCGCTGGGTGGCGAGTGCCTCGGCGGGGGCGGCCTATGTCGTGCTGGGGCTGTTCGCGAGCTTCGCGGCGGCCTTCATCGCGGCGTCGCCGCCGCTGCTGATCCAGGCGGTGGCGGGGCTGGCGCTGCTGTCCAGCCTGGGCGGCGCGCTGGCCGCCGCGTTGGCCGACACGCGCGACCGGCTGCCGGCGGTGGTGTGCTTCGCGGTGTCGGCCTCGGGGGTGGCGTTCGGAGGGATCGGGGCGGCGTTCTGGGGGTTGGTGGCCGGCGGGGTGCTGATGGGGTTGGAGCGGGTGGGGCGGGGGTAG
- the phnD gene encoding phosphonate ABC transporter substrate-binding protein, producing MMLQRRLLLGATAGALAMPALAVPTPARAQAGWASRYPELVFAIIPSENASGVIERWTPFTDYLSRKLGTKVTLRIANDYAAVIEGQRAGNIHIASYGPPSFARALMTGARIEAFAIETNLDGTKGYYSVFYVKKDSPYQKVEDLKGRNLGLVDPNSTSGNNVPRFALNKMGITPEEFFGRVVYTGSHENAVIALQQGTVDMAANWWNDEQESNLLRMARKNMVKADDFRIIFKSDQIVNSPMAYLTSLPEDLRNAIRTATLAMPKEDPAGFTKIYEGKQGPWVAVDNAAYQPIIELNRFVDNLRRRA from the coding sequence ATGATGCTGCAACGCCGCCTGCTGCTCGGCGCCACCGCCGGCGCCCTGGCCATGCCCGCCCTGGCCGTGCCGACCCCGGCGCGGGCGCAAGCCGGCTGGGCCAGCCGCTACCCCGAGCTGGTCTTCGCCATCATCCCCTCCGAGAACGCCTCCGGCGTGATCGAGCGCTGGACGCCCTTCACCGACTACCTGTCGAGGAAGCTCGGCACCAAGGTCACGCTGCGCATCGCCAACGACTACGCCGCGGTGATCGAGGGCCAGCGCGCCGGCAACATCCACATCGCCTCCTACGGCCCGCCTTCCTTCGCCCGGGCGCTGATGACCGGCGCGCGGATCGAGGCCTTCGCCATCGAGACGAACCTCGACGGCACCAAGGGCTACTACTCCGTCTTCTACGTGAAGAAGGACTCGCCCTATCAGAAGGTCGAGGACCTGAAGGGCAGGAACCTGGGCCTGGTCGACCCGAACTCCACCTCCGGCAACAACGTGCCGCGCTTCGCCCTGAACAAGATGGGGATCACGCCGGAGGAGTTCTTCGGCCGGGTCGTCTACACCGGCAGCCACGAGAACGCGGTCATCGCGCTGCAGCAGGGCACGGTCGACATGGCCGCCAACTGGTGGAACGACGAGCAGGAGTCGAACCTGCTGCGCATGGCGCGCAAGAACATGGTGAAGGCGGACGACTTCCGCATCATCTTCAAGTCCGACCAGATCGTGAACTCGCCGATGGCCTACCTGACCTCGCTGCCGGAGGATCTGCGCAACGCGATCCGCACCGCCACGCTGGCCATGCCGAAGGAGGACCCGGCCGGCTTCACGAAGATCTACGAGGGCAAGCAGGGCCCCTGGGTCGCGGTCGACAACGCCGCGTACCAGCCGATCATCGAGCTGAACCGCTTCGTCGACAACCTGCGCCGCCGCGCCTGA